In the genome of Pseudomonadota bacterium, one region contains:
- a CDS encoding glutaredoxin family protein, translating into MLKVYAANWCPHCKKTVKFLEDNNIKFDYIELEEQPQETIQLIIDANGGDDWVVPTLEFNGCWRPGKVYVENVLRNDLKDMGVI; encoded by the coding sequence ATGTTAAAAGTATATGCAGCAAATTGGTGCCCTCATTGTAAAAAAACAGTTAAGTTTCTTGAAGACAACAATATAAAGTTTGACTATATTGAATTAGAGGAACAACCGCAAGAAACCATTCAACTCATTATCGATGCAAATGGCGGCGATGACTGGGTTGTGCCTACACTTGAATTTAACGGATGCTGGCGTCCCGGCAAAGTATATGTAGAAAATGTGCTTAGAAATGACCTTAAAGATATGGGCGTTATATAA
- a CDS encoding cysteine hydrolase → MDSVNIVLSDISPKTTALLIIDMQNDVMDIVPPGMQVIPVIKRVLDTCRSKSIPVIHKIRIQRPDGIDVEKFRVEMFKQKPYLVDGTPGAQIVPELKPAEGEFQVKGARFSGFFQTDMQLVLTRLGVKKLVICGVQTPNCIRSTVTDAIGYDYDVILLKDATAAQTQQVHEANLFDMNNMGITIISTDEFLSLIA, encoded by the coding sequence ATGGATTCTGTTAATATCGTGCTATCGGATATTTCACCAAAGACAACAGCTTTATTGATAATAGATATGCAAAATGATGTTATGGATATTGTTCCTCCCGGCATGCAGGTCATACCGGTTATAAAACGTGTTCTTGATACCTGTAGAAGCAAAAGCATTCCGGTAATTCATAAAATAAGAATTCAGCGTCCCGATGGAATTGATGTTGAAAAGTTCAGAGTAGAAATGTTTAAGCAGAAACCCTATCTTGTTGATGGAACACCAGGTGCACAAATAGTGCCCGAATTAAAGCCTGCCGAAGGTGAATTTCAGGTAAAAGGTGCAAGGTTCAGCGGATTTTTTCAAACAGATATGCAGTTGGTTTTGACAAGACTTGGAGTAAAAAAACTTGTTATTTGCGGAGTACAGACACCAAACTGTATTCGTTCAACAGTGACTGATGCTATTGGTTATGATTATGATGTTATTTTGTTAAAAGACGCTACTGCCGCACAAACCCAGCAAGTACACGAAGCAAATCTGTTTGACATGAACAATATGGGTATTACTATAATATCAACTGATGAGTTTTTGAGTTTGATCGCATAA
- a CDS encoding glycosyltransferase family 4 protein produces MPQKKLKILHLLSQRPDSTGSGFYLQAMLRESLLCNHQNFLLAGIQSDQPVNLDCIKENRCEFVKFSNTDVSCQIPGMSDVMPYESSRFSCLSPKEINQYLKSFTEKLKKTVASFKPDIIHSHHLWIVTSLARQLFPNIPIVTTCHGTDLRQFNNCPHLQEMVLEDCRKTDAVMALYGAQKTDIINLYNISEDKIFVVGAGYNEQLFTPAPKPDPNPVQLVYAGKLSNAKGVPWLLRALSTVDFPSWRLHLVGSGSGEERDYCIELAKNLGERVIVHGAVSQKDLADIMKQSHVFVLPSFYEGLPLVLLEGLACGCRIVATDLPGVSELLGNINADFISMVKTPRLNIDIPYKEDEDLFEKNLAHALNTQILASLKNPGIDISVISDKIASYSWTGVFNKVQQIYYTVLKRYNNI; encoded by the coding sequence ATGCCACAGAAAAAACTTAAAATTCTTCATCTGCTAAGCCAGCGTCCCGATTCAACGGGAAGCGGTTTCTATTTGCAGGCCATGCTTCGTGAATCATTGTTATGCAATCATCAAAATTTTTTATTAGCAGGCATACAGTCCGACCAGCCTGTCAACCTTGACTGTATTAAAGAAAACCGGTGTGAATTTGTTAAGTTTTCCAATACGGATGTGTCTTGCCAAATACCAGGCATGAGCGATGTTATGCCTTATGAAAGCTCAAGGTTTTCCTGTCTTTCACCAAAAGAGATCAACCAGTATTTAAAATCGTTTACAGAAAAACTTAAAAAAACCGTAGCTTCTTTTAAACCGGATATCATACACAGCCATCATTTATGGATTGTAACTTCTTTAGCCAGACAACTTTTCCCTAATATTCCGATTGTAACTACCTGCCATGGAACAGATCTGCGCCAATTTAATAATTGTCCTCACTTGCAGGAAATGGTTTTGGAGGACTGCCGCAAAACAGATGCTGTTATGGCTTTATACGGGGCACAAAAAACAGATATCATCAATTTGTATAATATTTCTGAAGATAAAATTTTTGTTGTCGGAGCCGGATACAATGAACAGCTTTTTACCCCAGCGCCTAAGCCTGATCCGAATCCCGTGCAACTGGTATACGCCGGAAAGCTTAGCAATGCCAAAGGAGTACCCTGGCTTTTGAGGGCGCTATCTACCGTAGACTTTCCTTCATGGCGTTTGCATCTTGTTGGAAGCGGAAGCGGTGAAGAACGCGATTACTGCATAGAACTTGCAAAAAATCTGGGCGAACGGGTTATTGTCCACGGAGCTGTTTCACAAAAAGATTTAGCAGATATTATGAAACAGTCTCATGTTTTTGTACTACCCTCTTTCTATGAAGGACTGCCTCTGGTTTTACTGGAAGGCCTTGCCTGTGGCTGCAGGATAGTTGCAACCGATCTTCCGGGTGTAAGTGAACTATTAGGAAACATTAATGCCGATTTTATAAGCATGGTAAAAACTCCTCGTCTTAATATAGATATTCCGTATAAAGAAGACGAAGATTTATTTGAAAAAAATCTGGCACATGCTCTAAATACTCAAATTTTAGCCTCATTAAAAAATCCAGGAATAGACATCTCCGTTATTAGTGATAAAATAGCTTCTTATTCATGGACAGGTGTGTTTAATAAGGTTCAGCAAATATATTATACAGTTTTAAAAAGATATAATAATATTTAG
- a CDS encoding site-specific DNA-methyltransferase: protein MPEVSDESVHLVITSPPYWQLKDYDDIRQIGFYDTYEEYINNLNLVWKECHRVLKEGCRLCINIGDQFARAAYYGRYKVIPIRTEIIKFCESAGFDYMGAIIWQKVTTCNTTGGASIMGSFPYPRNGILKIDYEFILLFKKPGDPPFVEKENKEKAKLSTKEWNEYFAGHWIFPGEKQNKHLAMFPEELPKRLIKMFCFAQETVLDPFLGSGTTALAAKNLNRHSIGYEINESFLPVIKKKLGAEQTDIFTDFSIKVKKPKRDIADYGQKINQLPYIFCDKIKFEKKSDPRKKTYGSKIDAKQKEKIKYLRLRRVISPNVIELSNDSTVKLIGIKPKAGSEAKAIKWLEDKLKGQSFYLKSDQTEYDENNYLLSYLYLKNKTFINLHLLRTNLVEIDESAPFKYLKKFKVVSEEINKIDATEKT from the coding sequence ATGCCTGAAGTTTCGGATGAATCCGTTCATCTTGTTATTACTTCCCCGCCCTACTGGCAGCTAAAAGATTATGACGATATCAGACAGATTGGTTTTTATGATACATATGAAGAGTATATCAACAACCTTAATCTGGTATGGAAAGAATGCCATCGTGTCTTAAAAGAAGGTTGCCGGTTGTGCATTAATATCGGAGACCAGTTTGCAAGAGCTGCGTATTATGGCCGCTATAAAGTCATTCCCATCAGAACGGAAATAATAAAATTTTGCGAATCTGCCGGTTTTGATTATATGGGAGCTATTATCTGGCAAAAAGTTACAACCTGTAACACAACGGGAGGAGCTTCAATCATGGGGTCATTCCCTTACCCGCGAAATGGCATTTTAAAGATTGATTATGAATTTATTCTGCTTTTCAAAAAACCCGGCGATCCTCCTTTTGTGGAAAAAGAAAATAAAGAAAAAGCAAAATTATCCACAAAGGAGTGGAACGAATACTTTGCCGGGCACTGGATTTTTCCGGGAGAAAAACAGAATAAACACCTTGCAATGTTTCCTGAAGAACTTCCCAAACGCTTAATAAAGATGTTTTGTTTTGCACAAGAAACGGTTCTTGATCCCTTTTTAGGAAGCGGAACAACAGCTCTTGCTGCCAAAAATCTTAACAGGCATTCAATAGGATACGAAATAAATGAATCCTTTTTGCCTGTGATAAAAAAGAAATTGGGAGCTGAACAAACTGATATTTTTACTGATTTTTCTATTAAAGTCAAAAAACCCAAACGTGATATTGCAGACTACGGGCAAAAAATAAATCAATTGCCATATATATTTTGTGACAAGATTAAATTTGAAAAGAAAAGCGATCCGAGAAAAAAGACATATGGTTCAAAAATTGACGCAAAGCAAAAAGAAAAAATTAAGTATTTAAGATTAAGGCGTGTTATTTCCCCAAATGTGATTGAGCTTAGTAATGATAGCACAGTAAAGCTTATCGGTATAAAACCAAAAGCAGGGTCGGAGGCAAAAGCCATTAAGTGGCTTGAGGATAAATTGAAAGGACAAAGCTTTTATTTAAAATCCGATCAAACCGAATATGATGAAAACAATTATCTTCTTTCCTATTTGTATCTTAAAAACAAAACATTTATCAATCTTCATCTTCTTCGCACAAACCTGGTGGAGATAGACGAATCTGCTCCATTTAAATATCTTAAAAAGTTTAAAGTCGTTTCGGAAGAAATCAATAAAATTGATGCCACAGAAAAAACTTAA
- a CDS encoding succinate dehydrogenase/fumarate reductase iron-sulfur subunit, with the protein MTKTLNLTLKVWRQKGPDAVGKLETYNAKNISTDMSFLEMIDVINEQLTLEGKEPIAFDHDCREGICGMCGAVVNGRPHGPEKETTLCQLHMRHFSDGDTIFIEPWRSKAFKIIKDLAVDRSALDKIIQAGGYVSVNTGGAPDANAIPISQEIAEKAMDAAACIGCGACVAACPNASAMLFTSAKISQLALLPQGKPEAAKRAIEMVRTMDKLGFGNCTNERECEAECPKEISIVNIARMNREFFKASFFSDVK; encoded by the coding sequence GTGACAAAGACTCTTAATTTGACACTCAAGGTCTGGCGCCAGAAAGGCCCGGACGCTGTCGGTAAACTTGAAACATATAATGCCAAAAATATTTCCACTGACATGTCTTTTCTGGAAATGATAGATGTTATAAATGAACAGCTTACCCTTGAAGGCAAGGAACCAATAGCTTTTGACCATGACTGCCGTGAAGGAATTTGTGGTATGTGCGGTGCTGTTGTAAACGGCCGTCCGCATGGCCCTGAAAAAGAAACTACATTGTGCCAGCTTCATATGCGCCATTTTTCGGACGGCGATACTATTTTTATTGAACCCTGGCGTTCGAAAGCTTTTAAAATAATAAAAGACCTTGCTGTTGACCGGAGTGCGCTGGATAAAATAATCCAAGCCGGAGGTTATGTTTCCGTTAATACAGGCGGAGCTCCCGATGCTAATGCCATACCGATTTCACAGGAAATAGCAGAAAAAGCAATGGATGCCGCTGCATGCATAGGATGCGGAGCATGTGTGGCAGCCTGCCCAAATGCTTCTGCAATGCTTTTTACAAGTGCTAAAATTTCACAGTTAGCGCTTCTTCCCCAGGGAAAACCTGAAGCAGCAAAGCGGGCTATAGAAATGGTTCGAACAATGGATAAGCTTGGTTTCGGAAACTGCACCAATGAAAGAGAATGTGAAGCAGAATGTCCGAAAGAAATTTCTATTGTAAACATTGCCCGAATGAACAGGGAATTTTTTAAGGCATCGTTCTTTTCAGATGTAAAATAG
- a CDS encoding fumarate reductase/succinate dehydrogenase flavoprotein subunit — translation MQLDAKTPAGPLAQKWDKHRFELKLVNPANKRKYNIIVVGTGLAGGSASASLAELGYNVKTFCIQDSPRRAHSIAAQGGINASKNYQNDSDSDWRLFYDTIKGGDFRAREANVYRLAQLSGNIIDQCVAQGVPFAREYGGQLANRSFGGAQVSRTFYARGQTGQQLLLGAYSALSRQIAAKKVQMYARREMLDIVVIDGHAKGIVVRNLVSGEIEKYAADAVVLATGGYGNVFYLSTNAMGSNVTATYRAYKKGAFFANPCFTQIHPTCIPVHGTYQSKLTLMSESLRNDGRVWVPKKPGDKRKPSEIPESERDYYLENKYPSFGNLVPRDVASRNAKEQCDKKKGVGETGLAVYLDFADAIKRDGKDTIAKKYGNLFQMYEKITADNPYETPMMIYPAVHYAMGGLWVDYNLMSTIDGLFVLGEANFSDHGANRLGASALMQGLADGYFVIPYTIGGYLATTPKKEIKTDHPAFKESEKKINDFTNKLLSIKGKRTADDFHRHLGNILWEYCGMSRNDAGLEKARKLIQELRGEFWKNVVVPGSGMEFNQSLEKAGRVADFLEFGELLVIDALSRKESCGGHFNEAHQTEENEAMRDDDNFCHVSAWEYKGDGNDPVLNKEPLTFENVKLTQRSYK, via the coding sequence ATGCAGCTTGATGCAAAAACACCGGCAGGCCCACTTGCACAAAAATGGGACAAACACCGTTTTGAGCTAAAGCTTGTCAACCCTGCAAATAAAAGAAAATACAACATAATCGTTGTTGGAACCGGCCTTGCCGGAGGTTCGGCGTCAGCATCTCTTGCCGAACTTGGATATAATGTAAAGACATTCTGCATACAGGATAGTCCGAGACGCGCCCACAGTATTGCCGCTCAGGGCGGAATCAATGCTTCAAAAAACTATCAGAATGACAGTGACAGCGATTGGCGCCTTTTTTACGATACTATAAAAGGCGGCGATTTCAGGGCAAGAGAAGCAAATGTTTACAGACTTGCCCAGCTTAGCGGAAACATTATCGATCAATGTGTTGCTCAGGGAGTTCCGTTTGCGCGCGAATACGGAGGCCAGCTTGCAAACAGAAGTTTCGGCGGTGCTCAGGTTTCAAGAACTTTTTATGCACGGGGCCAGACAGGTCAGCAGCTTCTTTTAGGAGCATACAGCGCGCTTTCAAGACAGATTGCGGCGAAAAAAGTACAAATGTATGCCCGAAGGGAAATGCTGGACATTGTAGTAATTGACGGTCATGCAAAAGGGATTGTTGTACGCAATCTTGTTTCAGGTGAAATTGAAAAATATGCCGCAGATGCGGTTGTTCTTGCCACAGGCGGCTACGGCAATGTGTTTTATCTTTCAACAAATGCCATGGGCTCAAATGTTACTGCAACTTACAGAGCATATAAAAAAGGAGCTTTTTTCGCCAACCCCTGTTTTACACAGATACACCCAACATGCATACCCGTTCACGGAACATATCAGTCAAAACTCACATTGATGAGTGAAAGCCTGAGAAATGATGGCCGGGTCTGGGTTCCCAAAAAACCGGGAGATAAAAGAAAGCCTTCCGAGATACCTGAAAGTGAACGTGATTATTATCTTGAAAATAAATATCCAAGTTTCGGAAACCTTGTTCCACGCGATGTTGCATCACGAAATGCCAAAGAGCAGTGCGATAAGAAAAAAGGTGTCGGCGAAACAGGACTTGCAGTTTATCTTGATTTTGCAGATGCAATCAAAAGAGACGGAAAAGACACTATAGCAAAAAAATACGGTAACCTTTTCCAGATGTACGAAAAGATTACAGCCGATAATCCCTATGAAACGCCTATGATGATTTACCCCGCCGTCCATTACGCTATGGGCGGACTATGGGTTGACTATAATCTTATGAGTACCATAGACGGTCTTTTTGTACTGGGAGAAGCCAATTTTTCCGACCATGGCGCAAATCGTCTTGGTGCAAGTGCTCTCATGCAGGGCCTTGCGGATGGATATTTCGTAATTCCTTATACTATAGGCGGATATCTTGCTACCACACCTAAAAAAGAGATAAAAACCGATCATCCGGCATTTAAGGAATCCGAGAAAAAAATTAATGATTTTACCAATAAGCTTCTTTCTATAAAAGGAAAGCGTACAGCAGATGATTTTCACAGGCATCTTGGAAATATTTTGTGGGAATATTGCGGCATGTCCAGAAATGACGCAGGGCTTGAAAAAGCACGAAAGCTTATACAGGAGTTAAGGGGAGAATTCTGGAAAAATGTTGTTGTACCGGGTTCCGGCATGGAGTTTAACCAAAGTCTTGAAAAGGCCGGCCGTGTTGCAGATTTTCTTGAATTCGGTGAATTGTTGGTAATAGATGCTCTTTCCCGCAAGGAATCCTGTGGTGGCCATTTTAATGAGGCTCATCAAACTGAAGAAAATGAGGCAATGCGTGATGATGATAATTTCTGCCATGTTTCGGCATGGGAGTATAAGGGAGATGGAAATGATCCCGTTCTTAATAAAGAACCTCTTACTTTTGAAAATGTCAAACTGACACAAAGGAGTTACAAGTGA